A single region of the Pyricularia oryzae 70-15 chromosome 4, whole genome shotgun sequence genome encodes:
- a CDS encoding 2-oxoglutarate dehydrogenase: MLRINRTVRNVRPLASRAAARTVPCSRRWHATDSFLTGESADYRDEMYNQWRKNPESVHISWQIYFKNLESGKMPTAQAFQPPPSIVPSATGGVPSIAAGSSSEVTNHLKVQLLVRAYQARGHLKANIDPLGIRNESKGGFAIKPKELSLEHYQFTEADLDTEYSLGPGILPRFKKDGREKMTLREIIAACEKIYCGSYGVEFIHIPDREKCDWLRERLEVPQPFKYSIDEKRRILDRLIWSSLFEIFLATKYPNDKRFGLEGCEALVPGMKALIDRSVDYGIKDIVIGMPHRGRLNVLSNVVRKPNESIFSEFAGTTGAEEGSGDVKYHLGMNFERPTPSGKRVQLSLVANPSHLEAEDPVVLGKTRAIQHYNNDEKTHRTAMGVLLHGDAAIAGQGVVYECLGFHSLPGYSTGGTIHLVVNNQIGFTTDPRFARSTAYCTDIAKAIDAPVFHVNADDVEAVNYMCQLAADWRAEFQQDVIIDLVCYRKHGHNETDQPSFTQPLMYKKIQSKDSQLETYIKKLIEDGTFTKEDIEEHKKWVWGMLEDSFSKSKEYQPTSKEWTTSAWNGFKSPKELATEVLPHNPTGVDKQTLQHIGEVIGSAPETFNLHRNLKRILTNRTKTVVEGKNIDWSTAEALAFGSLVTEGHHVRVSGQDVERGTFSQRHAVFHDQETEDTYTPLQNVSKDQAKFVISNSSLSEFGVLGFEYGYSLTSPNALVMWEAQFGDFANNAQCVIDQFIASGEVKWMQRTGLVMSLPHGYDGQGPEHSSGRLERYLQLCNEDPRDFPTGEKLMRQHQDCNMQIAYMTTPANLFHILRRQMTRQFRKPLIIFFSKALLRHPLARSNIEDFTGDSQFQWIIPDPAHQTGEIKSNEEIDRVILCTGQVYTALHKHRADNQIDNVAITRVEQLHPFPWDALRENLDQYPNAKTIVWAQEEPLNAGAWSYTQPRIETLLNQTQHHDRKHVMYAGRHPSASVATGLKSAHVKEEKELLEMAFSVKQDKLKGE, encoded by the exons ATGCTTCGCATCAACCGGACCGTCCGGAACGTCCGGCCTCTTGCCTCTcgggcggcggccaggacCGTTCCGTGTAGCCGTCGTTGGCATGCCACCGATAGCTTCCTCACTGGCGAGAGCGCCGACTACCGCGACGAGATGTACAACCAATGGAGGAAAAACCCAGAGAGCGTGCACATCTCATGGCAAATATATTTCAAAAACCTAGAGTCGGGCAAGATGCCCACCGCTCAGGCCTTCCAACCCCCTCCATCAATTGTGCCCAGTGCAACTGGCGGCGTTCCAAGTATCGCGGCCGGCTCTTCTTCAGAGGTTACAAACCATCTCAAGGTTCAGCTCCTCGTCCGCGCATACCAGGCCCGCGGTCATCTCAAGGCCAATATCGACCCGCTCGGCATTCGTAACGAGTCCAAGGGCGGCTTTGCCATCAAGCCCAAGGAGCTCAGCTTAGAGCACTACCAATTCACCGAGGCAGACCTCGACACCGAGTACTCGCTTGGCCCCGGTATCCTGCCGCGCTTCAAGAAGGACGGCCGCGAAAAGATGACACTGCGCGAGATTATCGCTGCTTGCGAGAAGATATACTGCGGCTCATATGGTGTCGAGTTCATCCACATCCCTGACCGTGAGAAGTGCGACTGGCTAAGGGAACGCCTCGAGGTTCCCCAACCATTCAAGTACTCGATCGACGAGAAGCGCAGGATCCTCGACCGCCTCATCTGGAGCTCTCTCTTCGAGATTTTCCTGGCCACAAAATACCCCAACGACAAGCGTTTCGGTCTCGAGGGTTGCGAGGCTCTCGTCCCTGGTATGAAGGCCCTGATCGACCGTAGCGTCGACTACGGCATCAAGGACATCGTCATTGGTATGCCTCATCGTGGTCGTCTCAACGTCCTGAGCAACGTCGTCAGGAAACCGAACGAGTCCATTTTCAGCGAGTTTGCCGGCACAACTGGAGCCGAGGAGGGTTCTGGCGACGTCAAGTACCATCTGGGCATGAACTTCGAGCGCCCGACTCCCTCAGGCAAGCGTGTGCAACTGTCCCTGGTTGCCAACCCTTCGCATCTTGAGGCCGAGGACCCTGTCGTCCTCGGAAAGACCCGCGCTATCCAGCACTACAACAACGACGAGAAGACTCATCGGACCGCCATGGGTGTTCTGTTGCACGGTGACGCTGCTATTGCCGGCCAGGGCGTTGTCTACGAATGTCTTGGATTCCACTCCCTGCCTGGCTATTCCACTGGCGGTACCATTCACCTGGTTGTGAACAACCAGATCGGTTTCACCACCGATCCTCGTTTTGCTCGCTCGACCGCCTATTGCACAGACATTGCCAAGGCCATTGACGCACCTGTCTTCCACGTCAACGCTGATGATGTCGAGGCCGTGAACTACATGTGCCAGCTTGCCGCTGATTGGCGTGCCGAGTTCCAACAGGATGTTATCATCGACCTCGTCTGCTACCGCAAGCACGGCCACAACGAGACCGACCAGCCCTCGTTCACCCAGCCGCTCATGTACAAGAAGATCCAGTCCAAGGACAGCCAGCTTGAAACCTACATCAAGAAGCTCATTGAGGACGGCACCTTCACCAAGGAGGATATTGAGGAGCACAAGAAGTGGGTGTGGGGAATGCTGGAGGACAGCTTCTCCAAGTCCAAGGAATACCAGCCTACCTCCAAGGAGTGGACTACTTCGGCCTGGAACGGGTTCAAGTCCCCCAAGGAGCTCGCCACCGAGGTGCTTCCGCACAACCCTACTGGTGTCGACAAGCAGACCCTGCAGCACATCGGTGAGGTTATCGGCTCGGCACCTGAAACCTTCAACCTGCACCGCAACCTGAAGCGTATTCTCACCAATCGCACCAAGACCGTTGTCGAGGGCAAGAACATTGACTGGTCGACTGCCGAGGCTTTGGCCTTTGGTTCGCTGGTCACTGAGGGTCACCATGTGCGTGTCTCTGGTCAGGATGTTGAGCGTGGTACCTTCTCGCAGCGCCACGCCGTCTTCCACGACCAGGAGACCGAGGACACATACACCCCCCTCCAGAACGTCAGCAAGGACCAGGCCAAGTTTGTCATCTCCAACTCGTCCCTCAGCGAGTTTGGCGTGCTCGGTTTTGAGTACGGTTACTCTCTTACGTCACCCAATGCCTTGGTCATGTGGGAGGCCCAGTTTGGTGACTTTGCCAACAATGCCCAGTGTGTGATTGACCAGTTCATCGCCTCGGGTGAGGTCAAGTGGATGCAGCGCACTGGTCTTGTCATGTCGCTGCCCCACGGTTACGACGGTCAAGGTCCCGAGCACTCTTCCGGCCGTCTCGAGAGGTACCTCCAGCTTTGTAACGAGGACCCCCGTGACTTCCCTACTGGCGAGAAGCTCATGCGCCAGCATCAAGACTGCAACATGCAGATCGCATACATGACTACCCCTGCCAACCTGTTCCACATTCTCCGTCGCCAGATGACGAGACAATTCAGGAAGC CATTGATCATCTTCTTCTCCAAGGCTCTCCTGAGACACCCTCTGGCGCGTTCCAACATCGAGGACTTCACTGGTGACTCTCAGTTCCAGTGGATTATCCCCGACCCTGCTCACCAGACCGGCGAGATCAAGTCCAACGAGGAGATTGACCGTGTCATTCTGTGCACTGGTCAGGTCTACACCGCCCTCCACAAGCACCGCGCCGACAACCAGATTGACAACGTCGCCATCACTCGTGTTGAGCAGCTCCACCCCTTCCCTTGGGATGCGCTCCGTGAGAACCTCGACCAGTACCCCAACGCCAAGACCATTGTCTGGGCTCAGGAGGAGCCGCTCAACGCTGGTGCCTGGAGCTACACACAGCCCAGGATTGAGACTCTGTTGAACCAGACTCAACACCACGACCGTAAGCACGTGATGTATGCTGGTCGCCACCCCAGCGCCTCGGTCGCCACGGGATTGAAGTCGGCACACGtcaaggaggagaaggagctgCTGGAGATGGCCTTCAGCGTCAAGCAGGACAAGCTGAAGGGCGAGTAG
- a CDS encoding glycerol-3-phosphate dehydrogenase, protein MSRFARGSILRRLAAPTAITALGGSLVLYAYRPRNIPGFEDPAVPPPTYGADGTFKLPRFPRTKSREEQIAILQRSSDPKAADKDEGVYDMLVIGGGATGAGVALDAATRGLKVALVERDDFAAGTSSKSTKLVHGGVRYLEKAVWELDYSQYELVKEALKERKYFLQTAPHLSSWLPIMLPLDKWWKVPYYWAGTKFYDFLAGSEGIESSYFLTRSKALDAFPMLKKEGLVGALVYYDGAHNDSRMNVSIAMTAALYGATVVNHMEVTSLTKDANGRLCGATAKDLVPARDGKPAPEVNIRARCIVNCTGPFSDGIRKLDDSSVQEIVAPAAGVHIVLPGFYSPANMGLIDPQTSDGRVVFFLPWQGNTIAGTTDDPSTIVKDPIPDEKSIEWILNEIRHYLSPDITVRRGDVLAAWAGLRPLVKDPKAKNTEAIVRNHLVDISPSGLVTCAGGKWTTYRQMSEECVDAAIAEFKLKPGRVVNAPRVSGTEEIDDGADLDGSCQTHKVRLIGAHGFSKNLFIHVIQHFGVETDVAKHLTESYGDRAWTVAALSKVTDKRFPARGERIHELYPFVDGEVRYAVRHEYAQSAIDVVARRTRLAFLNAQATLEVLPKVIDIMTEELKWDKRRQEFEWKETVKFLESMGLPRPLLTVTRKEIEQGKIDLSTSLEYKMYTRHDKPVEEL, encoded by the exons ATGTCCAGGTTCGCTCGCGGGAGCATCCTGCGGCGCCTGGCAGCCCCGACGGCCATCACGGCCCTCGGTGGTAGCCTCGTCCTATACGCCTATCGCCCGCGAAACATCCCGGGCTTTGAGGACCCGGCCGTTCCGCCACCAACCTACGGCGCGGATGGCACATTTAAACTTCCCAGGTTTCCGCGCACGAAATCGCGCGAGGAGCAGATCGCCATCCTGCAGCGCAGCTCTGACCCCAAAGCCGCCGACAAGGACGAGGGTGTCTATGATATGCTTGTCATAGGTGGTGGAGCCACGGGTGCCGGCGTGGCCCTCGATGCCGCTACCCGTGGACTCAAGGTTGCTTTGGTGGAACGCGATGACTTTGCGGCCGGTACCAGTAGCAAGAGCACCAAGCTCGTCCACGGAGGTGTTCGATACCTGGAAAAGGCCGTCTGGGAGCTCGACTATTCGCAGTATGAGTTGGTCAAGGAGGCCTTGAAAGAGCGCAAGTACTTCTTGCAGACTGCTCCGCATCTGAGCTCATGGCTGCCCATCATGCTTCCTTTGGACAAGTGGTGGAAGGTACCTTACTACTGGGCTGGAACCAAGTTCTATGACTTCCTCGCTGGCAGTGAAGGCATAGAGAGTTCTTACTTCCTCACACGCAGCAAGGCACTCGACGCTTTCCCCATGCTGAAGAAGGAGGGCCTTGTCGGTGCTCTAGTCTACTACGATGGTGCACACAACGACTCCCGTATGAATGTCTCCATCGCCATGACGGCGGCGCTGTACGGAGCCACGGTCGTCAACCACATGGAGGTCACGTCTCTTACCAAGGACGCCAACGGAAGGTTGTGTGGCGCAACTGCCAAGGACTTGGTTCCAGCGAGGGATGGAAAGCCTGCCCCAGAGGTTAACATTCGCGCCCGCTGCATTGTCAACTGCACCGGTCCCTTCTCCGACGGTATCCGCAAGCTCGATGACTCATCGGTACAGGAGATTGTCGCCCCGGCGGCTGGTGTACACATTGTCCTCCCGGGCTTCTACAGCCCCGCAAACATGGGCCTGATTGACCCGCAGACCTCAGACGGGAGGGTCGTGTTCTTCCTCCCATGGCAGGGCAACACCATCGCCGGCACTACTGACGACCCCTCCACAATCGTCAAGGACCCCATTCCAGACGAGAAGTCGATTGAGTGGATCCTCAACGAAATCCGCCACTATCTCTCCCCAGATATCACCGTCCGTCGTGGTGACGTCCTCGCTGCTTGGGCAGGTCTGCGTCCTTTGGTCAAGGACCCAAAGGCCAAGAACACTGAGGCCATTGTCCGCAACCACCTTGTAGATATTTCGCCATCGGGACTAGTCACCTGCGCCGGCGGCAAGTGGACCACATACCGCCAGATGTCTGAGGAGtgcgtcgacgccgccatTGCCGAGTTTAAGCTCAAGCCTGGCCGCGTCGTCAACGCACCGCGCGTGTCAGGTACTGAGGAGATTGATGACGGCGCCGATCTCGATGGCTCCTGCCAGACCCACAAGGTCCGGCTCATTGGAGCCCACGGCTTCAGCAAGAACCTGTTTATCCACGTCATCCAGCACTTTGGCGTCGAGACCGACGTCGCCAAGCACCTGACAGAGAGCTATGGCGATCGTGCCTGGACCGTCGCGGCCCTGAGTAAGGTCACCGACAAGCGCTTCCCCGCACGTGGCGAGCGCATCCACGAGCTCTACCCCTTTGTAGACGGCGAGGTCAGATATGCGGTGCGCCACGAGTATGCGCAATCTGCCATCGACGTCGTGGCCCGCCGCACGAGATTGGCTTTCCTGAACGCCCAGGCCACGCTCGAGGTGCTGCCCAAGGTCATTGACATCATGACCGAGGAGCTCAAGTGGGACAAAAGGAGGCAGGAATTTGAATGGAAAGAGA CTGTCAAATTCCTCGAGTCCATGGGTCTTCCCAGGCCTCTCCTGACCGTCACTCGCAAGGAGATCGAGCAGGGCAAGATCGACCTCTCGACGTCGCTTGAGTACAAGATGTACACCAGGCATGATAAGCCGGTGGAGGAGCTGTAA
- a CDS encoding maintenance-ploidy protein mob1 has translation MSAFLTTVNNRTRNQFRPRAAGKGGATSYQLRQYAEATLGGGSLRKVVKLPEGEDENEWLAVNMVDFYNQINLLYGAITEFCSPQTCPEMKATDEFEYLWQDNENFKRPTKMAAPAYIEQLMAWVQGSIDNEQVLPSRIGVPFPKTFPSLVRQIFKRMYRVYAHIYCHHYPVVRELGLEPHLNTSFKQYVLFIDEHSLASGKDYWGPLGDLVESMLKSD, from the exons ATGTCTGCCTTTTTGACAACAGT GAATAATCGGACAAGGAATCAGTTCCGACCCAGGGCAGCAGGCAAAGGCGGCGCCACGAGCTACCAGCTTCGACAATATGCCGAGGCAACCCTGGGTGGTGGCAGCCTGAGGAAGGTAGTGAAGCTTCCGGAGGGTGAGGATGAGAACGAGTGGCTTGCTGTCAACA TGGTGGATTTCTACAATCAAATCAACCTGCTGTACGGCGCCATCACAGAGTTCTGCTCGCCGCAGACATGTCCGGAGATGAAGGCGACCGATGA ATTCGAGTACCTTTGGCAGGATAACGAAAACTTCAAGAGGCCAACAAAGATGGCTGCCCCAGCATACATCGAACAGTTGATGGCATGGGTTCAGGGCAGCATCGACAACGAGCAGGTTCTGCCCAGTCGCATCGGTGTTCCATTCCCCAAGACATTCCCATCTCTTGTTCGCCAGATCTTCAAGCGCATGTACCGAGTTTACGCTCACATCTACTGCCACCATTACCCAGTAGTTCGTGAGCTCGGCTTGGAGCCACACCTGAACACGAGCTTCAAGCAATACGTATTGTTTATCGACGAGCACAGCTTGGCGAGTGGAAAGGACTACTGGGGACCCTTGGGCGATTTGGTGGAGAGTATGCTTAAGAGCGACTGA
- a CDS encoding cytosolic iron-sulfur protein assembly protein 1 has product MPARAAGAGVELSRLSAFKPDLYHRAWSSIPHPTLPLIATAHEKSVTVFSLSTLSAHSNLTGGHTRSVRCAVWKPNLPSGKLCLVTASFDSTAGLWRWEGDVPLEEGTKKGESTEIDVTRRRNNNDSDKDNDDDWEFTLVLEGHENEIKSAAFSPSGQYLATCSRDKSIWIWEDVGANEGDDEWETVAVLTEHDGDVKCVAWCPDVPGRNISSYSPDVLASASYDDTIRIWREDGDGEWACVAVLEGHSSTVWGVQWEPKVDNTKFPRLISWSADKTIRVWTLEQDDPEASLSQPGAVQSPFKSGLGGIPNTMRRTLKEEWRCSAVLPSVHTRDIYSASWSKNGRVASTGSDGSILVYEECAPSNPSTTPADLEEGDSNVIVKPGEAKWKVLGKVSDGHGPYEINHITWCSRYDAGVEQRGVEEMLVTTGDDGIVQAWQLKESIEL; this is encoded by the coding sequence ATGCCGGCGCGggcggcgggggcgggggtggaaCTATCGCGGCTTTCTGCCTTCAAACCAGATCTCTACCACCGTGCTTGGTCCTCTATACCCCATCCGACACTGCCTCTTATAGCCACAGCTCACGAAAAATCCGTCACTGTCTTCTCCCTCTCCACCCTTTCTGCTCACAGTAATCTTACTGGCGGACATACCAGATCAGTGCGTTGCGCAGTGTGGAAGCCAAACCTACCATCTGGAAAGTTATGTCTAGTCACGGCAAGTTTCGACTCGACAGCCGGGTTGTGGAGGTGGGAGGGCGACGTTCCTCTCGAGGAAGGTACTAAGAAGGGTGAATCGACCGAGATTGATGTCACACGAAGGCGGAACAACAATGACTCGGATAAGGACAACGACGATGACTGGGAGTTCACATTAGTCCTCGAAGGACACGAGAATGAAATCAAGTCTGCTGCATTCTCCCCATCAGGCCAATATCTCGCGACCTGCTCGCGCGACAAATCCATCTGGATCTGGGAGGACGTTGGCGCAAACGAGGGCGATGATGAATGGGAGACAGTTGCTGTTCTGACTGAGCACGACGGTGACGTCAAGTGTGTCGCCTGGTGCCCCGACGTACCGGGTCGCAACATAAGCTCTTACAGCCCCGACGTGCTTGCATCTGCTAGCTATGACGACACCATTCGTATATGGCGAGAGGATGGGGATGGGGAATGGGCTTGTGTTGCCGTGCTGGAGGGGCACAGCTCGACGGTGTGGGGTGTACAATGGGAGCCGAAAGTGGACAACACCAAATTCCCTAGGCTGATATCTTGGTCGGCGGACAAGACAATAAGAGTGTGGACTCTTGAGCAAGATGATCCCGAAGCGTCGTTGTCCCAACCTGGGGCAGTCCAGTCGCCTTTCAAGTCAGGCCTTGGCGGCATACCAAACACGATGCGACGAACTCTCAAGGAAGAGTGGCGTTGTTCAGCTGTTTTGCCAAGTGTGCATACGCGCGATATTTATTCAGCTTCATGGAGCAAGAATGGCCGAGTAGCTAGCACCGGAAGCGATGGCAGTATCTTGGTCTATGAGGAATGCGCACCGAGTAACCCTTCAACCACGCCTGCAGACTTGGAGGAGGGAGACTCGAATGTCATCGTAAAACCAGGGGAGGCCAAGTGGAAAGTCCTCGGCAAAGTCTCAGATGGACATGGGCCTTACGAGATAAATCACATAACGTGGTGCTCACGATATGATGCGGGTGTAGAGCAGCGAGGAGTTGAGGAGATGTTGGTTACGACAGGCGATGATGGAATTGTACAAGCCTGGCAGCTGAAAGAATCCATAGAGTTATAG
- a CDS encoding dihydrolipoyllysine-residue succinyltransferase, with the protein MFSRRLITAARLVPVSQATSQPLRRFPLHRHFQHVRTYADQVVKVPQMAESISEGTLKQFTKQVGDFVEQDEELATIETDKIDVAVNAPAAGTIKELLASEEDTVVVGQDLIRLELGGAPAEGAEKKSEKPQETQAEKKPEPKEESKPEPTKKEEPAPSKKQESAPQPEKKETKQPAKESSPATLGNREERRVKMNRMRLRTAERLKQSQNTAASLTTFNEVDMSSLMEFRKLYKDDVMKKTGVKLGFMSAFSRAAVLAMRDIPAVNASIEGPNGGDTIVYRDYVDISLAVATEKGLVVPVVRNTESMDMITIEKSIAEMGAKARAGKLTIEDMAGGTFTISNGGVFGSLMGTPIINLPQTAVLGLHAIKDRPVVVNGKIEIRPMMYLALTYDHRLLDGREAVSFLVKIKEFIEDPRRMLL; encoded by the exons ATGTTCTCCCGAAGACTTATAACGGCGGCGCGCCTTGTGCCCGTCAGCCAAGCAACCAGCCAGCCATTGCGCCGTTTTCCGCTTCACAGGCATTTCCAGCATGTACGCACATATGCCGATCAGGTCGTCAAGGTGCCTCAGATGGCCGAGTCCATTTCCGAGGGTACCCTGAAGCAGTTCACAAAGCAGGTTGGCGACTTTGTTGAGCAGGATGAGGAGCTTGCAACCATTGAGACCGACAAG ATCGACGTTGCTGTCAATGCCCCAGCCGCCGGCACTATCAAGGAGCTTCTTGCAAGCGAGGAGGATACCGTCGTTGTTGGACAGGACCTCATCAGGTTAGAACTTGGTGGTGCGCCGGCAGAGGGAGCTGAGAAGAAGTCCGAGAAGCCTCAGGAGACGCAGGCTGAGAAGAAGCCCGAGCCCAAGGAGGAGTCAAAACCCGAGCCTACCAAGAAGGAGGAGCCTGCACCCTCTAAGAAACAGGAGTCTGCTCCCCAGcccgagaagaaggagacCAAGCAGCCTGCAAAGGAGTCATCGCCTGCTACACTGGGCAACCGCGAGGAGCGCAGG GTCAAGATGAACCGCATGCGCCTCCGTACCGCCGAACGCCTCAAGCAGTCGCAGAACACTGCCGCCTCCCTGACTACATTCAACGAGGTTGACATGTCTTCGCTGATGGAGTTCAGGAAACTGTACAAGGACGATGTGATGAAGAAGACGGGTGTCAAGCTCGGATTCATGAGTGCTTTCTCGCGTGCTGCCGTTCTCGCCATGCGTGACATCCCTGCCGTCAACGCCTCAATTGAGGGCCCCAACGGTGGTGACACCATTGTTTACCGCGACTACGTCGACATCAGCCTTGCCGTTGCCACTGAGAAGGGTCTCGTTGTCCCTGTTGTGCGCAACACCGAGTCAATGGACATGATCACCATTGAAAAGTCGATTGCTGAGATGGGTGCAAAG GCCCGTGCCGGCAAGCTTACCATTGAGGATATGGCCGGTGGTACTTTCACCATCAGTAACGGCGGTGTCTTTGGTTCTCTGATGGGTACACCTATTATCAACCTTCCTCAGACCGCTGTCCTTGGTCTGCATGCCATCAAGGACCGGCCCGTGGTTGTCAATGGCAAGATTGAGATTCGCCCAATGATGTACCTCGCCTTGACCTACGACCACCGTCTGCTTGATGGCAGGGAAGCCGTGTCGTTTTTGGTCAAGATCAAGGAGTTCATCGAGGATCCCCGCCGCATGCTCTTGTAA
- a CDS encoding ATP synthase subunit 5, whose translation MLSRQVILRASRAAAPQRAIASQVRFYAAAPAAAANENVKPPVTLFGIDGTYATALYTAAVKTQSLEPTARGLSQLEQLVKKDPKLATILGAPTLTASDKSAIVAELEKSSGSSSAAVKNLLEVLAENNRLGLLPEVCSKFGELMSAARGEVEMTVTSAQPLDNRTLSRLETAVAKSSYVGAGKKLKVTNQVNPDIVGGLVVEVGDRTIDLSVSSKLAKMNKLLTDAL comes from the exons ATGCTGTCGAGACAAGTCATCCTCCGCGCTTCCAGGGCTGCCGCTCCCCAGCGGGCAATTGCCTCGCAGGTCCGCTTctacgccgccgccccggcTGCCGCAGCCAACGAGAACGTCAAGCCTCCGGTCACCCTCTTTGGCATCGACGGCACCTATGCCACCGCCCTT TACACCGCGGCCGTCAAGACCCAGTCGCTCGAGCCTACCGCCCGCGGCTTGTCCCAGCTCGAGCAGCTGGTCAAGAAGGACCCCAAGCTTGCCACCATCCTCGGCGCCCCGACCCTGACTGCCTCCGACAAGAGCGCCATCGTTGCTGAGCTCGAGAAGTCGTCGGGCTCCAGCAGCGCCGCCGTCAAGAACTTGCTCGAGGTTCTGGCCGAGAACAaccgcctcggcctcctgCCCGAGGTTTGCTCCAAGTTTGGCGAGCTGATGAGCGCTGCCCGCGGCGAGGTTGAGATGACTGTCACCAGCGCCCAG CCTCTGGATAACCGGACACTGTCCCGCCTTGAGACTGCTGTCGCCAAGTCGAGCTACGTCGGTGCTGGCAAGAAGCTCAAGGTCACCAACCAG GTCAACCCTGACATTGTTGGTGGGCTTGTTGTTGAGGTTGGCGACCGGACTATCGACCTCAGCGTTTCATCCAAGCTGGCCAAGATGAACAAGCTCCTCACCGACGCCCTGTAA